In the genome of Aminivibrio pyruvatiphilus, one region contains:
- a CDS encoding adenosylhomocysteinase, which produces MDYKIADRGLAPSGEKKIRWAKQYMPVLRLLEEKYRKEQPLAGTVISACLHLEAKTACLLILLKDLGAKVTAAGSNPLSTQDDICAALVENGVSVFSRHGMTTEEYFENVRSALSVKPNIIVDDGADLVAMVHSEMRDLLPGIRGGSEETTSGVKRLKSMANEGVLAFPMISVNDAHSKYLFDNRYGTGQSVMDGILRTTNMLVAGKNVVIAGYGWCGRGVAMRASAMGARVIVTEIDPHRAFEALMDGYEVASMDDAASRGDIFLTLTGNTRVIRREHFEKMKDGVLLGNAGHFDVEICKPDLLDLSSSVEEARPGVETYTLKDGRRIHLLGEGRLVNLACADGHPIEIMDLSFALQLESAVFLAKNTLKPGLYDVPEAIDRAVMEAKLASLNIRLDRMSPEQEEYMKSWVE; this is translated from the coding sequence ATGGACTACAAGATCGCGGACCGGGGCCTTGCCCCTTCCGGTGAAAAGAAAATACGGTGGGCGAAGCAGTATATGCCCGTTCTGCGGCTGCTGGAGGAGAAATACCGGAAGGAGCAGCCCCTCGCGGGAACGGTGATCTCCGCGTGCCTTCACCTGGAGGCGAAGACGGCCTGCCTGCTGATCCTTCTGAAGGATCTGGGCGCGAAGGTGACCGCCGCCGGGAGCAACCCCCTTTCCACCCAGGACGACATCTGCGCCGCCCTGGTGGAGAACGGCGTGTCCGTCTTCAGCCGACACGGCATGACCACGGAGGAATATTTCGAGAACGTGCGTTCCGCCCTGTCCGTGAAGCCGAACATCATTGTGGACGACGGGGCGGATCTGGTTGCCATGGTGCACAGCGAGATGCGGGATCTGCTGCCGGGGATCCGGGGCGGCTCCGAGGAGACCACCTCCGGGGTGAAGCGTCTGAAGTCCATGGCCAATGAGGGTGTGCTGGCCTTCCCCATGATTTCGGTGAACGACGCCCACAGCAAGTACCTCTTCGACAACCGGTACGGCACGGGACAGTCGGTGATGGACGGCATCCTCCGCACCACGAACATGCTGGTGGCGGGAAAGAACGTGGTGATCGCCGGGTACGGCTGGTGCGGCAGGGGAGTGGCCATGCGGGCCTCCGCTATGGGCGCCAGGGTGATCGTGACGGAGATCGACCCCCACCGCGCCTTCGAGGCTCTCATGGACGGCTATGAAGTGGCCTCCATGGACGACGCCGCGTCCCGGGGGGACATCTTCCTGACCCTCACGGGAAACACGAGGGTCATCCGGCGGGAGCATTTCGAAAAGATGAAGGACGGGGTGCTCCTCGGCAACGCGGGGCACTTCGACGTGGAGATCTGCAAGCCCGACCTCCTCGACCTTTCGTCCTCGGTGGAGGAGGCCCGCCCCGGCGTGGAGACCTACACCCTGAAGGACGGCAGGCGCATCCACCTTCTCGGCGAGGGACGGCTGGTGAATCTGGCCTGCGCTGACGGCCACCCCATCGAGATCATGGACCTGAGTTTCGCCCTGCAGCTCGAGTCCGCCGTCTTTTTGGCGAAGAACACCCTGAAACCGGGGCTCTATGACGTGCCGGAGGCCATCGACAGGGCGGTCATGGAGGCGAAGCTCGCCTCGCTGAACATCCGGCTGGACAGGATGAGCCCCGAACAGGAAGAGTATATGAAGAGCTGGGTGGAATGA
- the mtnA gene encoding S-methyl-5-thioribose-1-phosphate isomerase, producing the protein MVPPVLYWKNNRLYILDQRVLPGAVMFLECTTADDVAVAIETLAVRGAPAIGIAAAFGVAMASRDGRTAALDASMRLVRTRPTAVNLFWALRRMEETMASLPDDGLFENLLAEAGMILADDLECNRAMGRAGAELLPPACTVITHCNAGALATGGHGTALGVIRSAREAGKDVKVFSCETRPVLQGARLTVWELLEDGFDVTLICDNMAGSLMKKGGIDAVIVGADRIAGNGDTANKIGTYPLAVLARHHGIPFYVAAPLTTIDPGLPSGREIPIEERKAEEVKRLPGGGMLPDDYTVWNPAFDVTDGDLISAVITEKGVLRPPYGPAISALFPKED; encoded by the coding sequence ATGGTTCCTCCGGTTTTGTACTGGAAAAACAACCGGCTTTATATTCTCGACCAGCGGGTGCTTCCCGGTGCGGTGATGTTCCTCGAATGCACCACCGCCGACGACGTGGCCGTGGCCATTGAGACCCTCGCCGTCCGGGGCGCGCCTGCCATCGGCATAGCCGCCGCCTTCGGCGTCGCCATGGCGTCCAGGGACGGGCGGACGGCGGCCCTGGACGCGTCCATGCGCCTTGTACGGACCCGCCCCACGGCGGTGAACCTCTTCTGGGCTCTCCGCCGGATGGAGGAAACCATGGCCTCCCTTCCCGACGACGGCCTTTTCGAGAATCTCCTCGCCGAAGCGGGGATGATCCTCGCCGACGACCTGGAATGCAACCGGGCCATGGGCAGGGCCGGGGCCGAACTGCTTCCGCCGGCATGCACTGTGATCACCCACTGCAATGCCGGGGCACTGGCCACGGGGGGCCATGGAACGGCCCTGGGGGTCATCCGCTCCGCCCGGGAGGCGGGGAAGGACGTAAAGGTCTTTTCCTGCGAGACCCGCCCCGTGCTGCAGGGAGCCCGCCTCACGGTATGGGAGCTTCTCGAGGACGGTTTCGACGTGACCCTCATCTGCGACAATATGGCCGGAAGCCTGATGAAGAAGGGCGGAATCGACGCCGTAATCGTCGGCGCCGATCGAATCGCCGGAAACGGCGATACGGCCAACAAGATCGGTACCTATCCCCTGGCGGTGCTCGCCCGTCATCACGGCATCCCCTTTTACGTGGCGGCGCCGCTGACCACCATAGACCCTGGCCTCCCCTCGGGACGGGAGATCCCCATCGAGGAGCGGAAGGCCGAGGAAGTGAAGCGCCTTCCGGGAGGCGGCATGCTCCCCGACGACTATACCGTGTGGAACCCGGCCTTCGACGTGACGGACGGCGACCTCATATCCGCCGTCATTACCGAAAAGGGTGTGCTTCGGCCGCCCTACGGCCCGGCCATATCGGCTCTTTTCCCCAAGGAGGACTAA
- the xseA gene encoding exodeoxyribonuclease VII large subunit: MTERKLHQLTVDELTFRISSLLLQDPVLQSVVVKGELAELKKHTSGHVYFTLMGGESRISCALFRNYLPYVPQWPRNGDEVLAEGAVSLYPPRGAYQLIVRRLMPLGQGAAERARLELEQRLEAEGLFDVRLKRPLPLFPEKVAVVTSRTGAALRDVIAVAGKRMPSCALVVVPAQVQGYEAPGEICSALANAGRVEGAECVLLVRGGGSRDDLTPFDDERVVRAVRNCPLPVVSGVGHEIDETLSDRAADVRAATPSAAAERVFPDSADILVSLAQKHRLLRSAMDREVRSFEKDLASFQDRGRTVAEREIALRVSGAELFASRLGAAGARAVAAAGERIAALGASMNSLSPLKVFDRGYSLCEKDGVPVTSAGMLSEGDGVNLRFADGDAAAIVSGVSLRRQRGA, translated from the coding sequence ATGACGGAACGGAAACTCCACCAGCTGACAGTTGACGAACTGACGTTCCGCATTTCGTCCCTTCTGCTTCAGGACCCCGTCCTGCAGTCGGTGGTCGTGAAGGGGGAACTGGCGGAGCTGAAGAAGCATACCAGCGGCCACGTCTACTTTACGCTCATGGGCGGGGAGAGCCGTATTTCCTGCGCTCTCTTCCGGAATTATCTCCCCTATGTTCCCCAATGGCCCCGAAACGGCGACGAAGTCCTTGCCGAAGGGGCCGTTTCATTGTATCCCCCCCGGGGAGCCTACCAGCTCATCGTCCGCCGCCTGATGCCTCTCGGGCAGGGAGCCGCGGAACGGGCCCGGCTCGAACTTGAACAGCGGCTGGAAGCAGAAGGGCTTTTCGACGTGCGGCTCAAGCGTCCTTTGCCGCTATTTCCCGAAAAGGTCGCCGTGGTGACCTCCCGCACGGGGGCCGCCCTCCGGGACGTGATTGCGGTGGCGGGAAAGCGGATGCCTTCCTGCGCCCTGGTGGTGGTTCCGGCCCAGGTGCAGGGGTACGAGGCGCCCGGGGAGATCTGCTCGGCCCTCGCGAATGCCGGAAGGGTTGAAGGGGCCGAGTGCGTCCTCCTGGTTCGGGGCGGAGGCAGCAGGGACGACCTCACTCCCTTCGACGACGAGCGGGTGGTCCGGGCGGTCCGGAACTGTCCCCTTCCTGTGGTATCCGGCGTGGGGCACGAAATCGACGAGACCCTGAGCGACAGGGCGGCGGACGTCCGGGCGGCGACCCCGTCGGCAGCGGCGGAGCGGGTTTTTCCCGACTCGGCTGATATTCTTGTCTCCCTCGCCCAGAAGCACCGCCTTCTCCGGTCGGCCATGGACAGGGAAGTCCGGTCCTTTGAAAAGGACCTGGCCTCCTTTCAGGACAGGGGAAGGACCGTGGCGGAACGGGAAATCGCCCTCCGGGTTTCCGGCGCTGAGTTGTTCGCCTCCAGGCTCGGGGCTGCGGGAGCAAGGGCCGTGGCTGCTGCCGGGGAACGGATCGCCGCTCTCGGTGCGTCCATGAACAGCCTCTCGCCCCTGAAGGTCTTCGACCGGGGGTACAGCCTCTGCGAAAAGGACGGAGTACCCGTGACCTCCGCCGGAATGCTCTCGGAAGGCGACGGGGTAAACCTGCGGTTCGCCGACGGCGACGCCGCTGCGATAGTGTCGGGGGTGTCTTTGCGAAGGCAGCGGGGAGCGTAA
- the nusB gene encoding transcription antitermination factor NusB: protein MLGGNGLIRTFLPQKRHRSREMALQLLYSLDLRRGQTPEQALELFPAEDDPEIQEYARILTCGAWERRREIDDLIREHVTGWRPERMLAVDRAALRMAIFESVMSNMIPIPVAISEAVELAKTFGAEESGKFVNGVLGRIVRALYPEGTDGGSEAKEQELPHDGTETPPADS from the coding sequence TTGCTGGGAGGTAATGGATTGATTCGCACGTTTTTGCCGCAGAAGCGTCATCGTTCCCGGGAGATGGCGCTTCAGCTGTTGTATTCGCTGGATCTGCGCAGGGGCCAGACCCCGGAACAGGCGCTGGAGCTTTTTCCCGCGGAGGATGACCCGGAGATTCAGGAATATGCCCGAATTTTGACATGCGGCGCGTGGGAACGGCGGAGGGAGATCGACGATCTCATCCGGGAACACGTCACGGGCTGGCGGCCCGAACGGATGCTGGCGGTGGACAGGGCGGCTCTCAGGATGGCCATTTTCGAGTCGGTCATGTCGAACATGATCCCCATTCCTGTGGCGATCTCGGAGGCCGTGGAGCTCGCCAAGACCTTCGGTGCCGAGGAGTCCGGAAAATTCGTCAACGGCGTGCTGGGCCGCATTGTCCGGGCTCTGTATCCCGAAGGCACGGACGGAGGATCGGAAGCGAAGGAACAGGAGCTGCCCCATGACGGAACGGAAACTCCACCAGCTGACAGTTGA
- a CDS encoding Asp23/Gls24 family envelope stress response protein, producing the protein MSEMYKSQEPEMDEIGRPEGGLSEMAEQGGPDEISSVNGSIHISEEVIMELAKKTLTTIPGVQPASPGIASKLGIGRKASDGIRVSVEDKFPPVVTVDVYLLVKYGLRIPDAAWDVQEAIKKTLEQFTGYDVKAVNINVQGIYFQDKPIPAPAPEPAPEEEKPAAYEPPVSVSEPFVDAEDEEETETAVKPEKPGKAEKVEKPIPPEVEQL; encoded by the coding sequence ATGAGTGAGATGTACAAATCGCAGGAACCGGAAATGGACGAAATCGGACGGCCGGAAGGCGGACTGAGCGAGATGGCTGAACAGGGAGGTCCCGACGAGATTTCTTCTGTGAACGGCAGCATCCATATCAGCGAAGAAGTGATCATGGAGCTGGCCAAGAAGACCCTTACAACAATTCCCGGCGTGCAGCCGGCGAGCCCCGGAATAGCCTCAAAGCTCGGCATCGGCAGAAAGGCCAGCGACGGTATCCGCGTTTCCGTGGAGGACAAGTTCCCCCCCGTGGTGACCGTGGACGTCTATTTGCTGGTGAAATACGGTCTTCGCATTCCTGACGCCGCGTGGGATGTGCAGGAAGCAATCAAGAAGACCCTTGAGCAGTTTACCGGCTATGATGTCAAGGCCGTGAACATTAACGTCCAGGGTATTTACTTCCAGGACAAGCCCATTCCGGCGCCTGCCCCCGAGCCTGCGCCCGAAGAAGAGAAGCCCGCGGCGTACGAGCCTCCCGTGAGTGTGTCGGAACCCTTTGTCGATGCTGAGGACGAAGAGGAGACCGAAACGGCCGTGAAGCCGGAAAAGCCGGGAAAAGCCGAAAAAGTCGAGAAACCGATTCCGCCCGAGGTGGAACAGCTTTAG
- a CDS encoding CD1247 N-terminal domain-containing protein, whose product MSAREKIAYLKGLLDGLGPVKDEGQNKIFAGLVDALDALSQEVAEQGVLIEEQRDLYEDLADDCALLDEDLDALERAFAECSGEVYGDEEDEDDEDEDEDEDEDTFDESYLSVTCPSCGYIFYYQPEEYEEDEALQCPGCGKEFPQQNR is encoded by the coding sequence ATGAGCGCACGGGAGAAAATAGCCTATCTCAAGGGGCTGCTTGACGGTTTGGGTCCTGTGAAGGATGAGGGGCAGAACAAGATTTTCGCCGGCTTGGTGGATGCTCTCGACGCGCTTTCCCAGGAAGTCGCCGAACAGGGCGTGCTGATCGAGGAGCAGAGAGATCTTTACGAGGACCTGGCGGATGACTGCGCCCTTCTCGACGAGGACCTCGACGCGCTGGAAAGAGCCTTCGCGGAGTGCAGCGGAGAGGTCTACGGCGACGAAGAGGACGAGGATGACGAGGATGAGGACGAAGACGAAGACGAGGATACTTTCGACGAGAGCTATCTTTCGGTGACGTGCCCGTCCTGCGGATATATCTTCTATTACCAGCCCGAGGAGTACGAAGAGGACGAAGCCCTTCAGTGCCCAGGCTGCGGAAAGGAATTCCCGCAGCAGAACCGGTAA
- the efp gene encoding elongation factor P has protein sequence MAQVVDTSDFYTGMKIRWQEGIWEVIDFQHHKMGRGGATVRTKMKNLESGSIIENSFRSGERFERIIFDEKPAQFSYMSGDDYIFMDLSTYDELPITREVLGTVADYLVENMEVQIEFFEGKIMGIEIPKSVEMKVIDTPPGFKGDTVSSSGKPAKLETGITITVPLFINVDDTIIVDTRTGQYLERAKK, from the coding sequence ATGGCGCAGGTTGTGGATACCTCGGATTTCTACACGGGGATGAAGATCCGCTGGCAGGAAGGCATCTGGGAAGTTATCGATTTTCAGCACCACAAGATGGGGCGCGGCGGGGCCACCGTCCGGACGAAGATGAAAAACCTCGAGTCCGGCTCTATCATCGAGAACTCCTTCCGGTCCGGCGAACGGTTCGAACGGATCATTTTCGACGAGAAACCCGCCCAGTTCAGCTACATGAGCGGCGACGACTACATCTTCATGGATCTTTCCACCTATGACGAGCTCCCCATCACCAGGGAAGTCCTGGGTACGGTGGCGGACTATCTTGTGGAGAACATGGAGGTCCAGATCGAGTTCTTCGAGGGAAAGATCATGGGGATCGAGATTCCCAAGAGCGTGGAGATGAAGGTGATCGACACTCCTCCCGGCTTCAAGGGCGATACCGTCTCGAGCAGCGGCAAGCCTGCAAAGCTCGAAACGGGCATCACCATCACCGTTCCTCTCTTCATCAACGTGGATGATACAATTATCGTCGACACCCGCACAGGTCAGTATCTCGAGCGGGCAAAAAAATAA